One Artemia franciscana chromosome 15, ASM3288406v1, whole genome shotgun sequence genomic window carries:
- the LOC136036596 gene encoding uncharacterized protein LOC136036596: MCVWRGTVGPVSPDPINDNGLRLLELCRSHDLYIAKTYFQRKIIHQYTWYGNDGRTKKMIEYVITSKRWRSLVKNCRTYRSAKLGNADHRLMCADLRLYLHAQRSEKRPVAADTGKLKQPETRQKYSIEISNRFEALGSVYSTEDLWKHIKSQASEAAQLVLGQRSYPKTSWLTNETLQVIEQRGKAKLLGDMTTYRRLNGVRNRLIHRDRTQFFARKADEIELAAKKKDMGGLFKHLRDLTENKTLTLGTVLSRDGALLSDEGSCLEWWKDHFCSLLNNTSSSAPPNDSPSQPCSQTPGTDIPPDEPFSPSEIEHAVKRLKNNKAAGICGLNSEVLKYGGPAMLLFLHTLSSTIWQTEIIPEDWRKGIIIPL, from the coding sequence ATGTGTGTATGGCGTGGCACAGTTGGTCCTGTATCCCCCGACCCAATTAACGACAATGGGCTCCGCCTACTTGAACTGTGTCGGTCTCATGACCTTTACATTGCAAAAACCTACTTCCAACGCAAAATTATTCATCAGTATACGTGGTATGGTAACGACGGTCGTACAAAGAAGATGATTGAGTACGTCATTACTTCCAAACGCTGGAGATCATTGGTGAAAAACtgcagaacttacagatcaGCCAAGCTTGGAAATGCAGACCATAGGCTTATGTGCGCTGATCTTCGGCTTTACCTCCATGCACAACGATCGGAAAAAAGACCCGTCGCTGCAGATACTGGGAAACTAAAGCAACCAGAAACTCGCCAGAAGTACAGTATCGAGATATCGAATCGCTTCGAGGCCCTTGGCTCAGTTTATAGCACCGAAGATCTCTGGAAGCATATTAAATCGCAGGCAAGTGAAGCAGCACAACTAGTGCTTGGCCAGAGGAGTTACCCAAAGACTTCGTGGTTaactaatgaaacactgcaaGTCATAGAGCAAAGAGGGAAGGCAAAACTTCTTGGGGACATGACCACATATCGAAGGCTCAATGGAGTGCGGAACAGACTCATTCACCGGGATAGAACCCAGTTTTTTGCAAGGAAAGCCGATGAAATCGAActagctgcaaaaaagaaagacatgggcGGCCTGTTCAAGCACCTCCGAGatctcactgaaaataaaactctcACCTTGGGTACCGTCCTGTCCAGGGATGGTGCACTTCTTTCTGATGAAGGGTCTTGTCTTGAGTGGTGGAAGGATCACTTCTGTTCGTTACTCAACAATACTAGTTCGTCTGCACCTCCTAATGATAGTCCAAGCCAACCTTGCAGTCAAACACCTGGAACAGATATTCCtccagatgagcctttcagTCCCTCAGAAATTGAACATGCAGTAAAAaggctcaagaataataaagctgctggtATCTGCGGCTTAAATTCAGAGGTGCTAAAATATGGAGGTCCTGCAATGCTCCTGTTTCTACACACCCTGTCCTCTACAATCTGGCAAACGGAGATAATTCCCGAGGATTGGCGGAAGGGTATCATCATCCCCTTATAG